The window ATCGGCCCGCAGACCTGGAGCTCGCTGATCGTCCAGATCCAGCTGAACTCCTCCGGCGACGCGGTCAAGGCCGCGCAGCTGGAACTGAACAAGTACGGCTACGGCCTGTCGGTCGACGGCCAGTTCGGCGCCGGCACCGAAGCCGCGGCCAAGGCGTTCCAGTCAGCGCACGGCCTGCAGGTCGACGGGCAGATCGGCCCGCTGACGTGGGAGACCCTCGTCGGCGACTGACCGGCACGAGGTAGCTCAGGCCCCGGCCCGGATCCCCGAGCCGGGGCCCGGGTCTTCGAACCGATTCCACCCCGCGCCGGTCAACTAGTTGTGACCCCGTCTGTACGTACCCGGATATCCACGACCGCCGGCTGCTGTGCCGCGATCCTGACCTTGGTCGGCGCGTGCGGCTCACGTTCCTACGAGCCGGTCGCACCGGCGGCCTCGGCCCTGCGGGGAACGACCCAGGTCGCCGTCCTGGTCGGCTATGACGCCAAGACCAGACTTCTCGCGTTCAGCCCGGCGGTGCTCTACGTCGGGAGCAACGGCAAGGGAACCTACGAGCCGGTCGCCGGAGCGTCGACCTACACGTTCCCGCTGTCCAGCGATCCCACGGTGCTGATAGGTACCACCCCGTGCTCGATCGAGCAGTTCGCCGACTCCCTGACGACGCACCCCCGCACCGCGGATCCGATCGCGGCACGGCTCGCCATCGACCCCCGTGGGGAGATCACGAAGATCACCGAGGTGACCGCCCCCGGAAGCTGAACGCTCAGGCCCGCACCAGCGGAGACCGGCTCAGGATCACGATCCCGGCGACCGCGAGGATCCCGGCCAGGACCTGGACGGCCAGCGCCCGCCCGGTGGCCAGCGGCTCGGAGAACACGACCGCGCCCATCAGCACCGAACCGACCGGCTCCACGGTGTCGATGACCGGCAGGGCGACCGCCAGGGAGCCGGCGTTGTACGAGCTCTGCACCAGGAGCAGCCCGGTGATGCCGACGCCGATCAGCGCGTACGGCTCCCAGTGCCCCAACGTGGCCAGGCCGTCGTTGCGGAACAGGTCGGCCGTGCTCTTGGCCAGGGCGTCGAGCAGGGCCAGCAGCATCCCAGCCGCCGCCGCGTACAAGGCGGTCCGGACGTTGCCGGACCTGCGGACCCCCACCGCGAGCAGCGCGGCCGCCAGTGCCACCACGACAGCCAGCACCGGCACCCAGTCCTCCAGCGCCGGCACCACGGTCCCGTTCGTGGAGGGCAGCACCACCAGGAACGCGGCCATGCCGCCGACCGTGCACGCCGCACCAGCCGCCTCGGCCCCCGTCAGGCGCTGGCCCTGGCGCCAGGCCAGCAGCGGCAGCGCGAACACCAGGTCGGTGGAGGCCAGCGGCATCACCAGCACCAGCGGACCGAACGCGAGCGCCACACCCAGGATGATGAAGGAAGCGACGTCCAGCGCCATCCCCGCGACCCAGACCGGCCGCC of the Catenulispora sp. MAP5-51 genome contains:
- a CDS encoding DMT family transporter; translation: MSIAVAVTAALLAALSFAVAAVLQQAAAASVPEDQALRLSLFASLVRRPVWVAGMALDVASFIILGVALAFGPLVLVMPLASTDLVFALPLLAWRQGQRLTGAEAAGAACTVGGMAAFLVVLPSTNGTVVPALEDWVPVLAVVVALAAALLAVGVRRSGNVRTALYAAAAGMLLALLDALAKSTADLFRNDGLATLGHWEPYALIGVGITGLLLVQSSYNAGSLAVALPVIDTVEPVGSVLMGAVVFSEPLATGRALAVQVLAGILAVAGIVILSRSPLVRA